One Maniola hyperantus chromosome Z, iAphHyp1.2, whole genome shotgun sequence DNA window includes the following coding sequences:
- the Mical gene encoding F-actin-monooxygenase Mical isoform X3, with protein sequence MNRGGRVEPTPPECALAAEMFDHFCAAGTMKQILALHREICATLNLKPNRLPDFYPKLKGKLSSSWKAQALFKKFDVRANLKVFGKGRACTQNKVLIIGAGPCGLRAAIECQLLGAKVVITEKRDRLSRNNVLHLWPFVIHDLKALGAKKFFGKFCAGSIDHISIRQLQCILLKVSLLLGVEVHEGVSFEELFEPKLTENFETLGWRARVSPAEHPVAQYEFDVLIGADGKRNTLQGFKRKEFRGKLALAITANFINRHSEQEAAVPEISGVAYIFNQKFFKDLKHETGIDLENIVYYKDDTHYFVMTAKKQSLIDKGVLLNDHAEISRLLSLENMDRAALIRYAQEAARFSTNNRLPLLEFALNHCGEPDVALFDFTSMYAAENACMVYERRGRRLLCQLVGDSLLEPFWPTGSGCARGFLSALDAAWTVRAWGQSPAPHPLQLIAERESVYRLLAQTTPENLHRDFGAYTLDPCTRYPNLNRAAVTPHRVTAFYDSDEPLPLDAAPPAKRRRREPEISEEALVAWVGYSEPGMRAATSAPALCALMRRYRPDLLQADSSPRSVYDIFQHQLGIPPFITSESDEAVPEATLRCYLLRVYQAFKGEVPHVYHKTDMFDQIKKSQQSEKSNRNVTDRSYVYSNAGDTESHSSYKKRRRSVRPQQVSNDPTEYIRKRIGKLDLNDITQLARFIEGHDAITNDEQNIDKQRELQEQIINLLDPEDSPDPKMLRDSLTQLLQGGARSKVKSKLAKKLPYFFQNKVNEKAPQRPPRKLKGLDPDTIKVPDLDYSEDTDATLVATNYSKNKLNSCLPPNRVKHKDFVRSASPETPLSPPRKLSEVVDTEMKRFSQSPETALPHGRSNSIGSPEMAVNTKRMAQLFEGNKRHTTSPEANSVRSRITDNPEMALRWQRMADIMEGKRRDTPSPERSKRSNSIGNPELALRRQRVSDLIQGINTSRQSPEYVNQRRNSGEMAFRMQRVSDMMNRNNAEEKKPKSCGKRKAAREIMKRRFEKSLQMLASEPRPDFAPSADLENDYGLQQYRASAPQFDERVKKLERKLQHYEEGRAVGGGSRAAGSGARVARLAAELAHPAAPAVVPPPSKPRDLMRSVGKIEPEDWNVKKIEQKITEHRLGRPERKTAERVPKWDREQFLRRQRRLKEGDPNEEKWGEIDETIHKIDQQLNDSGRPLLGTKRVAKLATRFIKNNEPDSDKKDQKKEESKKPWCNAAAGAGGTSCVACGSTVFAAERVVADGLHLHRACFKCAVCDTILRPGSYTTELFGTRLICLRHAGVTATDASPRAGPSAAPRPVMPERISLELSDGGAREIDEDEWTDRNFLASETSGAGGLSDDDESSSDEYTDAAESDTGPQRSPEPAAAGSHSPRAHHLYFSDDSFGYDDYSDDGAESSGNESCSRMRAAREARRREVPAEARPPTDSSEVESEDESESSEEEISSATEVSTDSEFAREECAPAPSPPAILVTEAPPPAPPPHHDYPLIRTRSAGGLATKRALELKRRYLLGEPSPPVVRKSDSTSQLDTKLEAFRSNITEIQKLLLPAPPQTQKPVVTFQLTTVEKKPMPDIIQNLCSDAPVDLLTKGDSVLCSTAWREPAKEENRELDIESDSLSDEDSSHTQTLPNQSVPRVEVHDEGGELIQLDSLMIISSNAEDNERGSGTATATGPMVLAAESESSDSCRDATTLALTETELSDWAAESVVLDDCSIDDKEERKRSKHPRSLGGPKLVHETKNISAIASHVCGKTSPAEPIVFSNALDHFEFADEGDQDPSIETAVAPRNEGYMEFVDDEYGHYSPNKDRSMNFIERSFSETSVKPYETENVGHDLSEEIKYIDDQDSKTESSSKVESLKSSLTQTVISEASEIVVAPSENNDSSDIEIPKQSSLINNDNLNNFEYKSESTDVSDKSQSIKNSGSENRKRESKSIESKSEVSLDEISPPLASEKSKSQSSITHNISKPFANPCSIRMYAPAICRSASETFNINIRIVNPPNLNISLSPSYHSVSTITTSPTPERETIEKVQELKKEREEQTEVVRRLVLERLGNGQRASRKSARRHRAAPGSAPPPVPPPPAPEPPPPPRPALPLAPPLAPLPVSPSLSDSDLTQETRRKGIMRSISNYFNKRLGPRQKCVSEPDLTTHNESRKSTGALQEAPPVPPPPACYTPPSANSQPSLSHATLTPLRRPAEQQAAAVAEVVQVSAQRDAHEALVAADRRRHTKERSGALKYN encoded by the exons ATGAATCGCGGTGGGCGTGTGGAGCCGACTCCTCCGGAGTGTGCGCTAGCCGCCGAGATGTTTGACCATTTTTGTGCGGCGGGGACCATGAAACAAATCTTAGCACTCCATCGGGAAATCTGTGCCACCCTAAATTTGAAACCCAATCGACTACCAGATTTTTATCCAAAATTAAAG GGAAAATTATCCAGCTCATGGAAAGCTCAAGCTCTCTTCAAAAAGTTTGATGTGCGTGCAAATCTCAAAGTGTTTGGAAAAGGTCGCGCCTGCACGCAAAATAAGGTGCTCATAATCGGTGCCGGGCCTTGCGGTCTACGCGCCGCTATTGAATGCCAACTGCTTGGTGCCAAAGTG GTCATAACTGAGAAACGAGACCGCCTTTCCCGAAACAATGTGCTGCATCTGTGGCCTTTCGTTATTCACGATTTAAAGGCTCTGGGTGCTAAGAAGTTTTTCGGCAAATTCTGTGCAGGGTCCATCGATCATATAAGTATAAGACAGTTGCAGTGTATTCTTCTGaag GTATCGCTCTTGCTAGGTGTAGAAGTTCATGAAGGAGTTAGCTTCGAAGAGCTGTTTGAGCCTAAATTGACGGAAAATTTtgaaa CATTGGGATGGCGTGCGCGCGTGAGCCCGGCGGAACACCCCGTGGCGCAGTACGAGTTCGATGTCCTGATCGGAGCTGACGGCAAGCGCAACACGCTGCAGGGCTTCAAGCGGAAGGAGTTCCGCGGCAAGCTGGCCTTGGCTATCACTGCGAATTTCATTAATCGCCACTCGGAACAAGAGGCAGCA GTTCCCGAAATCAGTGGAGTGGCATATATATTTAACCAGAAGtttttcaaagatttaaaaCATGAGACTGGTATAGATCTGGAAAACATCGTTTATTACAAAGATGACACACACTACTTTGTAATGACTGCAAAGAAACAAAGTCTCATTGATAAAGGCGTCCTTTTAAAT GATCATGCTGAAATATCGCGCTTGCTAAGCTTGGAGAATATGGACCGTGCAGCGCTCATTCGATACGCGCAAGAAGCGGCTCGTTTCTCCACCAACAACCGATTGCCGTTGCTAGAATTTGCGCTCAACCACTGCGGTGAACCCGATGTTGCCCTCTTTGACTTCACATCGATGTACGCTGCGGAAAATGCCTGCATG gtatacgAGAGACGCGGCCGACGCCTGCTCTGTCAACTGGTCGGAGACAGCCTGCTGGAGCCTTTCTGGCCGACGGGCTCGGGATGCGCGCGCGGCTTCCTGTCCGCGCTGGACGCCGCCTGGACCGTGCGCGCTTGGGGCCAGAGCCCGGCGCCGCATCCGCTGCAGCTCATAGCTGAGCGAGAAtccgtctatcggttgttgg CGCAAACAACTCCGGAAAATCTTCACCGTGACTTCGGAGCATACACTCTCGACCCGTGCACTCGATATCCTAACCTGAACAGAGCGGCGGTAACTCCGCATCGGGTCACAGCCTTTTATGACTCCGACGAACCGTTGCCGCTCGACGCGGCTCCGCCGGCCAAGAGAAGACGCCGAG AACCGGAAATATCCGAGGAAGCATTGGTGGCTTGGGTGGGGTACTCGGAGCCGGGCATGCGCGCGGCTACCAGCGCCCCCGCGCTCTGTGCCCTCATGCGGCGCTACCGGCCGGACCTCTTGCAGGCCGACTCGTCACCGCGATCTGTCTATGACATCTTCCAACACCAACTtg GAATACCGCCGTTCATTACAAGTGAATCCGACGAGGCTGTCCCCGAGGCGACACTGCGCTGCTACCTGCTGCGTGTGTACCAAGCGTTCAAGGGGGAAGTGCCTCATGTATACCACAAGACGGATATGTTCGATCAG ATTAAAAAGAGTCAGCAATCGGAGAAGAGTAATCGAAATGTTACGGATCGTTCATACGTTTACTCAA ACGCCGGTGATACCGAATCTCATTCGAGTTACAAGAAAAGGCGCCGCTCCGTTCGGCCTCAACAAGTAAGTAACGATCCTACTgaatatataaggaaaaggatTGGAAAATTAGATCTTAATGACATTACACAGCTAGCACGATTTATCGAGGGACACGACGCCATAACGAACGATGAACAAAATATTGACAAGCAGAGGGAGCTTCAAGAACAAATCATAAATTTGTTAGATCCGGAGGATTCTCCAGACCCAAAAATGTTACGAGATTCCTTGACGCAGCTATTGCAAGGTGGTGCCAGGTCGAAAGTGAAATCAAAATTAGCGAAAAAATTGCCAtactttttccaaaataaagtaAATGAAAAAGCGCCTCAGAGACCTCCTCGTAAATTGAAAGGCTTAGATCCAGACACAATAAAAGTTCCGGATTTAGATTATTCAGAAGACACCGATGCCACGCTCGTAGCGACAAATTACTCAAAGAATAAACTGAATTCGTGTTTGCCTCCTAACAGAGTGAAGCATAAAGACTTCGTCCGTTCTGCTTCTCCCGAAACTCCACTTTCTCCTCCACGAAAATTGTCAGAGGTAGTAGACACGGAAATGAAACGCTTTTCGCAAAGTCCAGAAACTGCTTTGCCTCACGGTCGATCCAATTCAATCGGTTCCCCAGAAATGGCGGTTAATACAAAGCGTATGGCACAACTATTTGAAGGAAATAAACGACACACAACGAGTCCTGAAGCAAATTCAGTTCGTTCACGAATAACGGATAATCCTGAAATGGCTTTGCGATGGCAAAGAATGGCTGATATAATGGAGGGAAAGCGGCGCGACACGCCCAGCCCGGAGAGGTCGAAACGATCCAACTCGATCGGTAACCCTGAATTGGCACTACGCAGGCAACGCGTATCGGATTTGATCCAAGGCATTAATACCAGTCGCCAGAGTCCCGAATACGTCAATCAGAGGAGAAACTCTGGTGAAATGGCTTTTAGAATGCAAAGAGTATCGGATATGATGAATAGAAATAATGCCGAGGAAAAAAAGCCTAAGAGTTGTGGAAAGAGAAAAGCGGCGCGCGAGATTATGAAGCGACGTTTCGAAAAGAGTCTACAAATGTTGGCATCGGAACCTCGCCCCGACTTTGCTCCGTCTGCGGATTTGGAGAATGACTATGGTTTGCAGCAGTACAGGGCCAGTGCGCCGCAATTTGACGAGAGAGTTAAAAAGTTGGAGAGAAAATTACAGCATTAC GAAGAGGGGCGTGCCGTCGGCGGTGGCAGCAGGGCGGCGGGGAGCGGCGCTCGCGTGGCGCGCCTGGCGGCAGAGCTCGCCCACCCGGCCGCGCCCGCCGTGGTGCCTCCTCCGTCCAAGCCGCGGGATCTTATGCGTTCCGTGGGAAAAATTGAACCAGAAGACTGGAATGTCAAAAAAATTGAACAGAAGATTACAGAGCATAGACTCGGCCGGCCTGAGCGCAAAACCGCAGAGAGAGTGCCTAAATGGGATAGAGAACAA TTTCTGCGTCGTCAGCGGCGGCTGAAGGAAGGTGACCCGAACGAAGAGAAATGGGGGGAAATCGACGAAACGATACACAAAATAGATCAACAACTCAACGACTCCGGACGACCACTGCTTGGTACTAAAAGG GTTGCAAAACTTGCTACGAGGTTTATCAAAAACAATGAACCAGATTCGGACAAGAAGGATCAAAAGAAAGAAGAG TCGAAGAAGCCATGGTGCAATGCTGCGGCCGGCGCGGGCGGGACGTCATGCGTGGCGTGCGGCTCGACCGTGTTCGCCGCGGAGAGGGTCGTGGCTGACGGCCTGCATCTGCATCGTGCGTGCTTCAAGTGTGCCGTCTGCGATACCATACTTAGACCCGG GAGCTACACGACGGAACTTTTCGGCACAAGATTGATTTGCCTGCGTCACGCCGGCGTGACAGCAACGGACGCCTCGCCGCGTGCGGGCCCGAGTGCGGCGCCGCGTCCTGTCATGCCGGAGCGGATCAGCCTCGAGCTATCGGACGGTGGGGCGCGCGAGATCGACGAGGACGAGTGGACCGACCGGAACTTCCTCGCTTCGGAGACGTCCGGCGCGGGCGGACTCAG TGACGACGATGAATCGAGTTCGGACGAGTACACGGACGCGGCCGAGAGTGACACGGGCCCGCAGCGCTCCCCCGAGCCCGCCGCGGCCGGCTCGCACTCCCCGCGTGCGCACCACCTTTACTTTTCGGACGATTCCTTCGGATACGACGACTATTCGGATGACG GCGCGGAGTCGTCGGGAAACGAGTCGTGCTCGCGGATGCGCGCCGCCAGGGAGGCGCGGCGGCGCGAGGTGCCGGCGGAGGCGCGCCCGCCCACCGACAGCAGCGAG GTGGAGTCCGAAGACGAAAGTGAAAGCAGCGAAGAAGAAATTTCGTCGGCTACGGAAGTGTCAACGGACAGCGAGTTTGCTCGCGAGGAGTGCGCGCCGGCCCCCTCGCCGCCCGCCATCCTCGTGACGGAAGCTCCACCCCCCGCGCCCCCGCCCCATCACGACTACCCTCTGATCAGGACGCGTTCAGCCGGCGGCCTAGCCACTAAACGAGCTTTGGAGTTGAAGAGAAGATATCTGCTGGGAGAGCCATCCCCGCCGGTCGTGAGGAAGTCCGACTCGACTTCGCAGCTCGATACCAAGCTAGAAGCTTTCCGTTCTAATATAACAGAGATCCAGAAGCTATTACTTCCCGCACCTCCACAGACCCAAAAGCCTGTCGTGACTTTTCAGTTAACAACGGTGGAGAAAAAGCCAATGCCCGATATCATACAGAACTTATGCAGCGACGCTCCCGTAGATCTACTCACCAAAGGAGATTCGGTGCTTTGTAGTACTGCCTGGAGAGAACCTGCAAAAGAAGAAAATAGAGAGCTAGACATAGAATCAGATTCCCTCTCTGATGAGGATTCGTCACATACGCAAACATTGCCGAACCAGTCTGTACCCCGAGTCGAAGTCCACGACGAAGGCGGGGAGCTTATACAGTTAGACAGCTTAATGATCATTAGCAGTAATGCCGAAGACAATGAGAGAGGATCAGGGACGGCCACTGCGACTGGTCCTATGGTACTAGCTGCTGAATCAGAATCCTCGGATTCTTGTAGAGATGCGACTACATTAGCTCTAACCGAAACAGAATTATCTGATTGGGCAGCCGAGAGTGTCGTTTTAGACGATTGCTCCATTGATGACAAAGAGGAAAGAAAGAGAAGTAAACATCCGAGAAGTCTCGGTGGCCCGAAGTTAGTAcacgaaacaaaaaatatatcagCAATTGCATCACACGTCTGCGGAAAAACAAGCCCAGCAGAGCCAATTGTGTTTTCGAACGCACTCGATCATTTCGAATTCGCTGACGAAGGAGACCAAGATCCTTCCATCGAAACTGCCGTTGCACCTCGCAATGAGGGTTACATGGAATTTGTGGATGATGAGTATGGTCACTATTCTCCTAATAAAGATAGATCAATGAATTTTATAGAAAGAAGTTTTTCGGAGACTTCAGTAAAGCCTTACGAAACAGAAAATGTAGGGCATGATTTGTCTGAGGAAATAAAGTATATAGACGATCAAGATTCCAAAACTGAAAGTTCATCGAAAGTTGAAAGTTTAAAGTCTTCGCTGACCCAAACTGTAATCAGTGAAGCTTCGGAAATTGTTGTTGCACCTAGTGAAAATAATGACTCTTCAGATATTGAAATTCCCAAACAAAGTAGTCTAATTAATAATGACaacttaaataattttgaatataaATCAGAATCTACTGACGTGTCTGACAAATCACAGTCTATAAAAAACAGTGGTAGTGAAAATAGAAAGAGGGAATCAAAAAGCATTGAATCTAAAAGTGAAGTTTCCCTAGATGAGATATCACCGCCTCTAGcatccgaaaaatcaaagtcaCAAAGCAGTATTACGCATAACATTAGCAAGCCTTTTGCGAATCCATGCAGTATTAGAATGTATGCACCGGCAATTTGTAGATCTGCTAGTGAAACCTTTAATATAAACATCCGAATTGTGAACCCTCCAAACCTGAACATCAGTTTGAGTCCATCCTATCATTCGGTTTCGACGATCACAACGAGTCCAACGCCCGAGCGTGAGACAATAGAAAAAGTGCAGGAGCTAAAGAAAGAGAGAGAGGAACAAACCGAAGTGGTGAGGAGACTTGTGCTGGAGAGGCTGGGGAACGGCCAGCGGGCAAGTAGGAAGTCGGCGCGGCGGCACCGCGCGGCGCCAGGCAGCGCACCGCCGCCGGTGCCGCCGCCGCCTGCACCcgagccgccgccgccgccgcgccccgCGCTGCCGCTTGCACCGCCGCTCGCGCCGCTGCCCGTCTCGCCCTCGCTTTCCGACTCCGACCTCACGCAAGAGACGAGGCGGAAAGGTATTATGAGGAGCATTTCCAATTACTTTAACAAGCGGCTCGGACCTCGCCaaaag TGTGTCTCGGAGCCGGACCTGACGACGCAC